The DNA region TCACACATAAAATAATTAAAGGCATTTTAGTTTTAATTGTTTTTTTTACAATTATTTTGAACCAGATTCAAACCTATCAATACAGATATAATGTTATTCATTATAAAAATATGAATAAAGACATGTATTGGGATAATTTCATGAGGATTGACAGACTTCTTTAATCATAGTGAGTTTCATCATAAAACAAATACTCATGCCTTGTTGCATTCAACTGATAAATCTCTTCAACAGGATTGCAAGAAAAGACTGTGGTTTCAGTGAGTACTCCGTCATCATTAAAAGTTCTTTCAATGCTTAAAATCAATATTCCTTCTTTATTATAATCCTCCTGCTTCACGGGGTTATTTTTTTCATCATAGGACATTTTAGTTGTTTTTACTGAAGTTACATCCTCTTCCGTGACCTCAAGAATATTCCCTTTATCATCCCTGGTATAAATCAATTTTTCCCTTAACCGACCCTGTGCATCGTAAATCAGAATTTTTTCACGCTCACCCTTTTGATTATAAAAATACTCTGTGGTGTATGAACTTCTTTCTTCACTTGTTATATGTTCATATAAAACGACATCCCCGTTTTCATGATAGGAATACTTATTCTCATGTTCCAAAACATTATCTTCACCAAATAGCTTTTCTGATATTAATTTATCTCCGTCATATTCAAAAACTTCCATTTCTTCAGTTTCACCTTCCGGATTCATCACCCTTCGTTCCAAAAGATTGCCCCGTTCATCATATTTAAAAGTTACATGGCTTTCGCCGCTTTCGGCATACACTATTTTTTCATTGGCACACAAATTCTTATCATCGAAAACAAAATAATGATGTTCGGCAATTTCATTTTCGTCAAAAAAGCATATTTCTTCAATACAATTATTTTTTTCATCGAATTTATAAAGAATGTGCTCATTAATATCGCCTGAATGATTGTAAGAAATTGATTTTACAAGGTTATTATTTTCATCATATTCTTTTTCTGAAGACAGGTGTGTCTCTTTTTCAAACCATTCGGTGGTTTCCGGGCTGGAAGGGTCTTCCATTGCATAAATAATAGTTTCTGAGGTAATTTTTTTAATCCGTTTATCCATGTTGATTTATATGTATTTTGTGGCGTAAGAATCCTAAACAAGTTTTTTCATTATAATTTCATGTGCTTTTTTTATAATTTCATTATGGTCAAAAGCAAGTCTGGGTAATGAATCCACATGAATCCATTTAATGGCTTTTGCATCGTCGCCAAATTTAAGTTTTACATCGGGGGTATTAAACCATGCAAAGTATATGACGCTTATGGAGCGGTATCGCGGATCCCTGCCGGGAGTTCCAACGGTAAACAACTGAATAAGCTTCTCACAGCTGATACCTGTTTCTTCATATAATTCCCTTTTGGCGGCATCTTCCAGGTCTTCGTCAATTTCAACAAATCCTCCGGGGAGCGCCCATTGGTCAATATAAGGGTCGTGCAGTCTTTGTATAAGTAATACTTCATGTGAGTTTCCGCTGACCTTAAAAACAACGATGTCAACGGTTACGGCAGGCATCGGATAATCATAAATATAGGGCATAGTTTATTATTGAGGTATCTTGTTTAAAAGCGTGTCAATATTAATACTTTTTCCGTGAGATACAAAAATTTTTCTTCCTCCGTTTTCTTTAATTTTTTGCCATGAAAGCCATATTTTTGGTTGATTTTCAGCAACTATGGGCATGTTTTTTAATCCCAGAAAATTTAAAATATTTATTGCGGCATCCCCCACAAACGCATTTCCGTTATCAAATACCAACCCTATGGAATCGGCAGTATGCCCTGGTAAACAAATTATCTTTGCAGGGGAACTAAGGGTTCCGGGTAAATTAGCATCCTCAGTAATGATATGTGTTTTTGATTTTTCAATCTTTACTCTCTCATTAATCTTTTCATGCAACAATTTGTTTTGCAATTTCATAACCGCCCTGATAAGTGATGTTGTCCCTTTCATAAGGGGATTGTTTTTACCTACCTCAATCCAGGGGACAGCGCTGGCATGAATTATTAGTTCTGCATTACTATCAAGCAAAATCCTGTTTAAAAACCCCGTGTGGTCGAGATGATGGTGGGTAAGAAAAACATATTTAATTTGCGACAGCTTGATATTCATGCAATCGATTTTTTTTCTGAATTCGCTGTACTTTTTTTTCGTTGAAGTATCTATAAGCAAATAATCATTCCCCGTTGAAATTAGGTAGCAATTGGTTATCCCCAAACGAATTATATGATATTGAATATTCATTTTCGATATCGTCCTGAAAAAAACAGGAATTTAAATTATCATATCAGGCATTTAACAAAGGAGGTCAGCTGTACTACTTTGCGTAGCTGATGGCCCTTGTTTCACGTATCACCGTTATTTTTATCTGCCCGGGATATGTCATTTCATTCTGAATCTTGTTTGAAATGTCGAAAGCAAGCTGATTGGCCTGGTTGTCGGTAACTTTTTCGGCACCAACAATGACGCGCAGTTCTCTTCCGGCTTGTATGGCATAAGTTTTCACCACACCGGGGTAAGAGAGTGCTAGTTCTTCAAGGTCTTTAAGCCTGTTTATATAAGACTCCACAATTTCACGCCTTGCACCGGGGCGTGCTCCCGATATCGCATCGCAAACCTGCACTATGGGAGCTATCAGCGTGGTCATTTCCACTTCCTCGTGGTGCGAACCTATAGCATTGCATATTTCCGGCTTTTCCTTGTATTTTTCTGCCAGGTTCATACCCAATATGGCATGAGGCAATTCAGGCTCATTATCAGGCACTTTGCCAATATCATGCAGCAAGCCGGCTCTTTTTGCCAGCTTAGGGTTTAGTCCCAGCTCTGAAGCCATGACGGCAGAGAGGTTGGCAACTTCACGGGAATGCTGCAGCAGGTTCTGCCCGTATGAGGAACGGTATTTCATTTTACCTATAAGGCGTATGAGTTCGTGATGTATTCCATGAACCCCTAGGTCAATGGTGGTGCGTTTTCCCACCTCAACGATTTCCTGCTCTATCTGTTTTTTAGTTTTTGCCACAATTTCTTCGATACGAGCCGGGTGTATTCTGCCGTCAGTAACCAGCTGATGCAGCGACAATCTGGCTATTTCGCGCCTCACAGGGTCAAAGCCGGAAATAATGATGGCATCAGGTGTGTCGTCAATAACTATTTCCACACCTATGGCAGCTTCAAGCGCCCGGATATTCCTGCCTTCACGGCCAATGATGCGCCCTTTGATTTCGTCATTATCTATGTTGAAAACGGATACTGAGTTTTCGATAGCATACTCTGCAGCCGTACGTTGAATGGTTTTAATTACAATTTTTTTGGCTTCCGTATGAGCGGTATCACGGGCTTCTTCGATGATTTCGCGAACGTGGTTGGCCGACTCGCTGATGGCTTTGGCTTTAAGCATTTCAATCAGCTGGGCTTTGGCTTCGGCAGCCGACAAACCGGCAATCACCTCGAGTTTTTCCACTTGTTTGGATTGCATTTGTTCTATTTCAGCTTGTTTCTTATTAAAAATATCCAACTGGT from Bacteroidales bacterium includes:
- a CDS encoding NUDIX hydrolase translates to MPYIYDYPMPAVTVDIVVFKVSGNSHEVLLIQRLHDPYIDQWALPGGFVEIDEDLEDAAKRELYEETGISCEKLIQLFTVGTPGRDPRYRSISVIYFAWFNTPDVKLKFGDDAKAIKWIHVDSLPRLAFDHNEIIKKAHEIIMKKLV
- the rny gene encoding ribonuclease Y — its product is MMTIIYISIAAAGGILLGVLFSVLIIRKSIEKKSERIIREAQNEAEVIKKDKILQAKEKYLQLKSEHEKIINERNNNILKSENRIKQKEAIVSQKIEELSRKEKELSTIRENLNNQLDIFNKKQAEIEQMQSKQVEKLEVIAGLSAAEAKAQLIEMLKAKAISESANHVREIIEEARDTAHTEAKKIVIKTIQRTAAEYAIENSVSVFNIDNDEIKGRIIGREGRNIRALEAAIGVEIVIDDTPDAIIISGFDPVRREIARLSLHQLVTDGRIHPARIEEIVAKTKKQIEQEIVEVGKRTTIDLGVHGIHHELIRLIGKMKYRSSYGQNLLQHSREVANLSAVMASELGLNPKLAKRAGLLHDIGKVPDNEPELPHAILGMNLAEKYKEKPEICNAIGSHHEEVEMTTLIAPIVQVCDAISGARPGARREIVESYINRLKDLEELALSYPGVVKTYAIQAGRELRVIVGAEKVTDNQANQLAFDISNKIQNEMTYPGQIKITVIRETRAISYAK
- a CDS encoding MBL fold metallo-hydrolase codes for the protein MNIQYHIIRLGITNCYLISTGNDYLLIDTSTKKKYSEFRKKIDCMNIKLSQIKYVFLTHHHLDHTGFLNRILLDSNAELIIHASAVPWIEVGKNNPLMKGTTSLIRAVMKLQNKLLHEKINERVKIEKSKTHIITEDANLPGTLSSPAKIICLPGHTADSIGLVFDNGNAFVGDAAINILNFLGLKNMPIVAENQPKIWLSWQKIKENGGRKIFVSHGKSINIDTLLNKIPQ